The following proteins are encoded in a genomic region of Phalacrocorax carbo chromosome 2, bPhaCar2.1, whole genome shotgun sequence:
- the LOC135312148 gene encoding D-serine dehydratase-like, whose protein sequence is MDGRMDSSGRWLGAPLEQLPTPALTVDQATVRRNAERMRERCRALGLRLRPHVKTHKTLEGAALATGGTRRGIVVSTLAEARFFAAGGFDDILYAYPLPGGRLEECAALAQRLQAFQLLLDSPQALALLRQRPLPHGKRWLVWLKLDCGNGRAGVRPTDPGAVTLARAIAEEAPQEVTLVGVYAHCGDTYGCRDVPAVQVIARATTAAVLDFVTALRRAGVPCPQASVGSTPSCSHPVPEMAQLTELHPGNYLFYDLQQTLLGSCRPEDVAVRVLTRVIGHYPHRSQLLVDCGWAALSLHGWDKAPVGCAAIEGHPQLRLVGLTQEHGQVEAVDGQLDFERFPLGSILALIPFHACATAAMHPVYYVHAGGKVVELWHPVRGW, encoded by the exons ATGGACGGACGGATGGAcag cTCCGGCAGGTGGCTGGGAGCCCCCCTGGAGCAGCTGCCCACGCCGGCGCTGACCGTGGACCAGGCGACGGTGCGGCGCAACGCCGAGCGCATGCGGGAGCGCTGCCGGGCCCTCGGCCTCCGCCTGCGCCCCCACGTCAAAACCCACAAGACGCT agAAGGGGCCGCGTTGGCGACGGGCGGCACCCGCCGGGGCATCGTGGTCTCCACCTTGGCCGAAGCTCGGTTCTTCGCGGCGGGGGGCTTCGATGACATCCTCTACGCCTACCCGCTGCCGGGGGGGCGGCTGGAGGAGTGCGCCGCCCTGGCCCAGCGCCTCCAagccttccagctcctcctcgaCAGCCCCCAGGCCCTGGCCCTCCTGCGCCAGCGCCCGCTGCCCCACGGCAAGCGCTGGCTCGTCTGGCTCAAGCTCGACTGTGGGAACGGCAGGG CCGGCGTGCGCCCCACGGACCCCGGTGCCGTGACCCTGGCGCGGGCCATCGCCGAGGAGGCGCCGCAGGAGGTGACCCTCGTGGGGGTCTACGCTCACTGCGGGGACACCTACGGCTGCCGCGACGTCCCGGCCGTCCAAGTCATCGCCCGGGCCACCACCGCCGCCGTGCTCGACTTCGTCACCGC GCTGCGGCGGGCGGGTGTGCCGTGTCCCCAGGCCAGCGTCGGCTCCACGCCGTCCTGCAGCCACCCGGTGCCGGAGATGGCCCAGCTCACCGAGCTCCACCCGGGCAACTACCTCTTCTACG ACCTTCAGCAGACCCTGCTGGGTTCCTGTCGCCCCGAGGACGTGGCCGTCCGTGTCCTCACCAGGGTCATCGGTCACTACCCGCACCGCAGCCAGCTGCTGGTGGACTGCGGGTGGGCCGCCCTCAGCCTCCACGGCTGGGACAAGGCACCCGTGGGCTGTGCCGCCATCGAGGGGCACCCTCAGCTCAG GCTGGTGGGGCTGACGCAGGAGCACGGGCAGGTGGAAGCCGTCGACGGACAGTTGGATTTCGAGCGCTTCCCGCTGGGCAGCATCCTGGCGCTCATCCCCTTCCAT GCCTGCGCCACCGCTGCCATGCACCCCGTCTACTACGTCCACGCCGGGGGGAAGGTGGTGGAGCTCTGGCACCCCGTCCGCGGCTGGtag
- the LOC135311771 gene encoding death domain-containing membrane protein NRADD-like, with protein sequence MRRGRAVLRLVPLPPPPPVPPVPPVLVLLVLLVLCPVPGWGGGCRRTAGEGCCTPCPPGFGDTELCGHSDTRCQPCPPDEDPECTDGDPPGEPVTGGPSPATPKFVPPPPEATGKDIIPVYCSLLAAVVVGLLAYVAFKCWHTCRQKQQLAKARAGDLGTSPDGEKLHSDSGVFLDTHSLQEPHQPGKAPRPEGHPFSAVPPQRQEELERLLESGGPGGDWRSLAAHLGFSPDAIGTFGRGRAPARTLLSAWAGAEGATLETLCQALAAIGRQDAARRLAGSGDATSAV encoded by the exons atgcggcggggccgggcggtgcTGCGGCTCgtcccgctgccgccgccgccgccggtgcCGCCGGTGCCGCcggtgctggtgctgctggtgctgctggtgctctGCCCG gtgccggggtggggcggggggtgccggAGGACGGCGGGGGAGGGGTGCTgcaccccatgtccccccggTTTCGGCGACACCGAGCTCTGCGGCCACAGCGACAcccgctgccagccctgcccccccg ACGAGGACCCGGAGTGCACGgatggggacccccccggggaGCCGGTGACGGGGGGCCCCTCGCCCGCCACCCCCAAATTCGTGCCGCCACCGCCCGAGGCCACCGGCAAGGACATCATCCCCGTCTACTGCTCCCTCCTGGCCGCCGTGGTGGTGGGACTCCTCGCCTACGTAGCCTTCAAGTG CTGGCACACGtgcaggcagaagcagcagctggccAAGGCGCGGGCGGGCGACTTGGGGACGTCACCCGACGGGGAGAAGCTGCACAGTGACAGCGGCGTCTTCCTCGACACCCACAGCCTGCAGGAGCCCCACCAGCCCGGCAAGG ccccccgccccgagggGCACCCGTTCAGCGCGGTGCCGCCGCAgcggcaggaggagctggagcggCTGCTGGAGAGCGGGGGTCCCGGCGGGGACTGGCGCAGCCTGGCCGCCCACCTGGGCTTCAGCCCCGACGCCATCGGCACCTTcggccggggccgggcaccCGCCCGCACCCTGCTCAGCGCCTGGGCGGGCGCCGAGGGGGCCACGCTGGAGACCCTCTGCCAGGCCCTGGCCGCCATCGGCCGGCAGGACGCGGCCCGGCGCTTGGCGGGGTCGGGGGACGCCACCTCCGCGGTGTGA